From Saccharothrix espanaensis DSM 44229, the proteins below share one genomic window:
- a CDS encoding esterase/lipase family protein: MGEVGTRPTGWAGFGLDAVRAGVDAVRTAVDAGVDRVGVALRDVAGAGAGLVESAGDALRTATGTGAGLVGGVLRDVAGTGAGLAGGVAGVARAVATPGGARGVVVEAAWLTAHTVLYPWGAIEQQFRPEGHLRHYRTDRLPLRRRGLVVSAMDAAGTPIVLVHGIGDNRSTFAVLSGALRRRGFGVVHAVNYSVLTALTGDVRRSAALLGEHVERICEQTGSDRVHVIGHSLGGLIARYYVQRLHGDARVKTLVTLGTPHGGTLAAYLFPTSLTRQLRPGSDLLAELSEPCRPCRTKFVVVWSGMDQVVIPQRHARLEHPSLRVEEYRIRDSGHLSLSVDTRALQVVVTAVTRTDDATDHPIVPVREGFSSSEVT; encoded by the coding sequence ATGGGTGAAGTCGGGACGCGGCCGACCGGCTGGGCGGGGTTCGGCCTGGACGCGGTCCGGGCCGGGGTCGACGCGGTGCGCACCGCCGTCGACGCGGGCGTGGACCGGGTCGGTGTCGCGTTGCGTGACGTCGCCGGGGCCGGTGCCGGGCTGGTCGAGAGCGCGGGTGACGCACTGCGCACGGCGACCGGGACGGGTGCGGGGCTGGTCGGCGGCGTGCTGCGGGACGTGGCCGGGACCGGGGCCGGGTTGGCCGGCGGCGTGGCCGGGGTGGCGCGCGCGGTGGCGACGCCGGGCGGCGCGCGCGGGGTCGTGGTCGAGGCGGCCTGGCTGACCGCGCACACCGTCCTGTACCCGTGGGGTGCGATCGAGCAGCAGTTCCGGCCCGAGGGGCACCTGCGGCACTACCGGACCGACCGGCTCCCGCTCCGCCGGCGCGGCTTGGTTGTTTCGGCGATGGACGCCGCGGGCACCCCGATCGTGCTGGTGCACGGCATCGGGGACAACCGATCCACCTTCGCAGTGCTGTCGGGGGCGCTGCGCAGGCGCGGGTTCGGAGTCGTGCACGCGGTGAACTACAGCGTCCTCACGGCGCTGACCGGCGACGTCAGGCGCTCGGCCGCCCTGCTGGGCGAGCACGTGGAGCGGATCTGCGAGCAGACCGGGTCCGACCGCGTGCACGTGATCGGGCATTCGCTGGGCGGGCTGATCGCCCGTTACTACGTGCAGCGGCTGCACGGGGACGCCCGCGTCAAGACCCTGGTCACGCTGGGCACGCCGCACGGCGGGACGCTCGCCGCCTACCTGTTCCCCACCTCGCTGACCCGCCAGCTGCGCCCCGGATCGGACCTGCTGGCCGAGCTGTCCGAACCGTGCCGGCCGTGCCGCACGAAGTTCGTGGTGGTGTGGAGCGGGATGGACCAGGTGGTGATCCCGCAGCGGCACGCCCGGTTGGAGCACCCCTCGTTGCGCGTGGAGGAGTACCGGATACGTGATTCAGGTCACCTTTCGCTATCGGTCGACACTCGCGCTCTGCAGGTGGTTGTGACTGCCGTCACTCGAACGGATGACGCTACAGACCACCCCATCGTGCCTGTACGTGAGGGGTTTAGTAGCTCCGAAGTGACGTAG
- a CDS encoding winged helix-turn-helix transcriptional regulator codes for MEDGTFKSPGYCDETDEDARQWDARSDCAVRKVADRIGDKWSVLVLAYLAERGHRFGELWRRIDGVSRRVLTVTLRQLERDGLVLRTVHPTVPPRVDYALTPLGETLHVTLRGLVTWAEEHEAEIAAARAAFDERAGAA; via the coding sequence GTGGAAGACGGCACTTTCAAGTCACCGGGTTACTGCGACGAAACCGACGAGGACGCGCGGCAGTGGGACGCGCGCTCGGACTGCGCGGTCCGCAAGGTCGCCGATCGGATCGGCGACAAGTGGTCGGTGCTCGTGCTCGCCTACCTCGCCGAGCGGGGGCACCGGTTCGGCGAGCTCTGGCGCCGGATCGACGGCGTCAGCCGCCGGGTGCTCACCGTCACACTTCGGCAGCTGGAGCGGGACGGCCTGGTGCTGCGCACCGTCCACCCGACCGTGCCGCCCCGCGTCGACTACGCGCTGACCCCGCTCGGCGAGACCCTGCACGTGACCCTGCGCGGCCTCGTGACCTGGGCCGAGGAGCACGAGGCGGAGATCGCGGCGGCGCGCGCGGCGTTCGACGAGCGGGCCGGCGCGGCCTGA
- a CDS encoding M23 family metallopeptidase encodes MLEKAVDRASTRDVGSHRLPPPPSALRGRIVVAAVAVGAFAAAGAGQTLHALGSGSDSPAQDEVTPLAAASEGAAAFGVGGSGPAAPHVLPVSKTTDPAAEAQKLTKSARISEDREAAEAESKRPKYARPAAGDFTSGFGGRWGEMHYGIDIAGPIGTPILSAADGVVIEAGPASGFGLWVKVEHSDGTVTVYGHVDTYSVRKGQQVRAGEQIARMGNRGFSTGPHLHFEVWNPGGMKINPLSWLNAKGISV; translated from the coding sequence GTGCTCGAAAAAGCGGTCGACCGCGCCTCCACGCGTGACGTGGGGTCGCACCGGCTGCCGCCACCGCCCTCGGCGCTGCGCGGCCGGATCGTCGTCGCCGCCGTCGCGGTCGGCGCGTTCGCCGCCGCCGGCGCGGGCCAGACGCTGCACGCACTGGGCTCCGGCTCGGACAGCCCCGCCCAGGACGAGGTGACGCCGCTCGCGGCGGCCTCCGAGGGCGCGGCCGCGTTCGGAGTCGGCGGCAGCGGTCCCGCCGCGCCGCACGTCCTGCCGGTCTCCAAGACCACCGACCCCGCCGCCGAGGCCCAGAAGCTCACCAAGAGCGCCCGGATCTCCGAGGACCGCGAGGCGGCCGAGGCCGAGTCCAAGCGCCCCAAGTACGCCCGTCCCGCCGCCGGTGACTTCACCTCCGGCTTCGGCGGTCGCTGGGGCGAGATGCACTACGGCATCGACATCGCGGGCCCGATCGGCACCCCGATCCTGTCCGCCGCCGACGGCGTCGTGATCGAGGCCGGCCCGGCCAGCGGCTTCGGCCTGTGGGTCAAGGTCGAGCACTCCGACGGCACGGTGACCGTCTACGGCCACGTGGACACCTACTCGGTGCGCAAGGGCCAGCAGGTCCGGGCCGGCGAGCAGATCGCCCGGATGGGCAACCGAGGCTTCTCCACCGGTCCCCACCTGCACTTCGAGGTCTGGAACCCGGGCGGGATGAAGATCAACCCGCTGAGCTGGCTGAACGCCAAGGGCATCAGCGTCTGA